One region of Bacterioplanoides sp. SCSIO 12839 genomic DNA includes:
- a CDS encoding 2Fe-2S iron-sulfur cluster binding domain-containing protein, whose amino-acid sequence MFSFFQKNKKPENKKPHTANINGQTIEVNPQETLLNAALRHDIEFPHSCRVGGCAACKCQLRAGKVKELTDVGYILSDEDLDNGYILACQSVPETDISIRLDLPQQSIEHTAGKVIAQKRLTHDITELVVRTDTPVSYQPGQFADLTLASLPDLARSYSFASVPASPSNRSQNKENTLSFFVREVPSGRFSGAVNQKDLTGERIDIKGPLGDFWLRPAQNPIVMVAGGSGLAPVIAMLEAEVQQSRHRPLLLLFGARSQQDLYALERIDNIRRHWHASFEFTPVLSDEADTSNWNGKRGLVSDFIQPALLPESHAYLCGPPAMIDAAETVLKKLGISANHIYADRFITVDMQKAVDVKKSA is encoded by the coding sequence ATGTTTTCATTTTTCCAGAAAAATAAAAAGCCGGAAAATAAAAAGCCGCACACTGCCAATATCAACGGCCAGACAATTGAGGTTAACCCTCAGGAAACATTGCTGAATGCGGCATTACGACATGACATTGAATTTCCACACTCCTGTCGGGTAGGCGGTTGTGCCGCCTGTAAGTGCCAGCTGAGAGCTGGCAAAGTAAAAGAGCTGACCGATGTCGGCTACATTTTGTCGGATGAGGATCTGGATAATGGCTATATCCTGGCTTGCCAGAGCGTACCTGAAACGGATATCAGCATCAGGCTTGATCTGCCACAGCAGTCCATCGAGCATACCGCAGGGAAAGTGATTGCCCAGAAGCGCCTGACTCATGATATTACCGAATTGGTCGTTCGTACTGACACGCCGGTTTCTTACCAACCCGGCCAGTTTGCCGACCTCACCTTAGCAAGCTTACCTGACCTGGCGCGCAGCTATTCTTTTGCTTCTGTTCCCGCCTCTCCGTCAAATCGTTCTCAAAACAAAGAAAATACACTGAGCTTTTTTGTTCGAGAAGTGCCTAGTGGGCGTTTTTCAGGAGCCGTTAATCAAAAAGATCTGACCGGAGAACGAATTGACATCAAAGGGCCGCTCGGTGATTTCTGGCTCAGACCGGCGCAAAACCCCATTGTAATGGTCGCCGGTGGTAGTGGTCTGGCACCCGTTATTGCCATGTTAGAAGCGGAAGTCCAACAGTCACGCCATCGCCCATTGTTATTACTGTTCGGAGCACGCAGCCAGCAAGATTTATACGCTCTGGAGCGCATCGACAACATCCGACGACACTGGCATGCCAGCTTTGAATTTACTCCTGTGTTATCCGACGAAGCAGACACCTCCAACTGGAATGGAAAACGCGGTTTGGTCAGTGATTTTATTCAACCCGCTTTATTGCCAGAGAGTCATGCTTATTTATGTGGCCCTCCGGCCATGATTGACGCCGCTGAAACCGTATTAAAAAAACTGGGCATCAGCGCTAACCATATTTATGCCGATCGTTTTATCACGGTTGATATGCAAAAGGCTGTCGATGTGAAAAAAAGCGCCTGA
- a CDS encoding DUF294 nucleotidyltransferase-like domain-containing protein: protein MQAELQEIARFLQQHPPFEELPEEALLLLAQQAEISYVRAGQEILNYGDPIQDLYVVRSGAVETYRRNGELYNRLDSGDVFGQMALLMNRRVRYPVKAIEDTLLYCLPADLFDQFCDDFDFFADYFEAEGGDLLRRTISKQADDNDLTTVKIKSLITREAVTITKDIDVPAIAKIMSEERVSSILVTDPDKPIATDPDDDDGQVVGIITDRDLRVRVLAEGLPLSTQAGEIMSPDMVMIDDNAYVFEAMLLMLRQNVHHLPIVHRYKPIGVVALSDIVQHESQNSLLFVRSIFSQNSVDDLAKLAEQLPNIYVRMVNEDANSHMIGSAMAVIGRSFKQRLLELAEEIFGPPPIPYCFLALGSMARDEQLIVTDQDNAIILDNRYNEAEHGEYFHQLSEFVCDGLAACGYKYCDGDIMAKNPEWRLTLKQWQQQFSDWMENPSPKALLHSSIFFDLDGVHGKEKWADQLTGFIARKARQSPKFLAYLARNSLNRTPPLGFFKGFVMEQDGRHNNSINLKRRGTAPLSDVIRVHSLAVGSRAQNSFERLDDIIRANLLPPGKGRDLSDALEYIAMVRIRHQALDIERGDEPDNNIEPDNLSTFERRNLKEAFQVLDKAQAFLKFRYQSGRPLDVK, encoded by the coding sequence ATGCAAGCAGAATTACAGGAAATCGCCCGCTTTCTTCAACAACACCCACCGTTTGAAGAACTCCCCGAAGAAGCACTGCTGTTATTAGCACAACAAGCCGAAATCAGTTATGTCCGGGCCGGACAAGAGATTCTGAATTATGGTGATCCGATTCAGGATCTGTATGTGGTGCGCAGTGGTGCCGTCGAAACGTACCGCCGTAATGGCGAACTCTATAATCGCCTCGACAGTGGTGATGTGTTTGGGCAAATGGCGCTATTGATGAACCGGCGGGTACGTTATCCGGTGAAAGCCATCGAAGACACTCTGCTCTACTGCCTACCGGCGGATTTATTCGACCAGTTTTGTGATGACTTTGATTTTTTCGCCGATTATTTTGAAGCAGAAGGTGGTGATTTATTACGCCGTACTATTTCAAAACAAGCCGATGATAATGATTTAACCACGGTCAAAATTAAATCGCTCATCACCCGTGAAGCTGTGACCATTACCAAGGATATCGATGTACCCGCTATTGCCAAAATAATGAGCGAAGAGCGGGTGTCGTCCATTCTGGTTACCGACCCGGATAAACCCATTGCCACCGACCCTGACGATGACGATGGCCAGGTCGTTGGCATTATCACCGACCGTGACTTGCGGGTTCGGGTGCTGGCCGAAGGTTTACCCTTATCCACCCAGGCGGGCGAAATTATGTCACCGGATATGGTGATGATTGATGACAACGCTTACGTGTTTGAAGCCATGTTGCTGATGCTGCGCCAGAACGTGCACCACCTGCCCATCGTGCATCGCTACAAGCCTATTGGCGTGGTGGCCTTGTCGGATATTGTTCAACACGAGTCACAAAACAGCCTGTTATTCGTGCGTAGTATCTTTTCACAAAACAGCGTTGACGATTTAGCGAAACTCGCGGAACAGTTGCCCAATATTTATGTGCGTATGGTGAATGAAGATGCCAATTCACACATGATTGGTTCTGCTATGGCAGTAATTGGCCGAAGTTTTAAACAACGCTTGTTAGAATTGGCGGAAGAAATTTTTGGCCCTCCTCCGATTCCTTATTGCTTTCTGGCGCTGGGCTCTATGGCACGGGATGAGCAGCTGATTGTAACTGATCAGGACAATGCCATTATCCTTGATAACCGTTATAACGAAGCCGAACATGGCGAATATTTCCACCAGCTTTCTGAATTTGTTTGTGATGGTCTGGCCGCCTGTGGCTACAAATATTGTGACGGTGACATCATGGCCAAAAACCCGGAATGGCGATTAACTCTGAAGCAATGGCAGCAACAGTTTTCAGACTGGATGGAAAACCCTTCCCCTAAAGCATTGCTGCACTCGTCGATCTTTTTTGATTTAGATGGCGTACACGGTAAAGAAAAATGGGCAGACCAGCTCACCGGGTTTATTGCCCGCAAAGCCAGACAATCGCCTAAATTTCTAGCCTATCTGGCGCGTAATTCTCTCAATCGAACACCACCGCTGGGCTTCTTTAAAGGATTTGTGATGGAGCAGGATGGCCGCCATAACAATTCCATTAATTTAAAACGTCGTGGCACCGCCCCGCTGTCGGATGTGATTCGGGTTCACTCACTGGCGGTTGGCTCACGGGCACAAAACTCCTTCGAGCGGTTGGACGATATTATTCGTGCAAACCTGTTACCACCTGGTAAAGGTCGCGATTTAAGTGATGCATTGGAATACATCGCCATGGTTCGTATTCGTCATCAGGCGTTGGATATCGAGCGCGGTGATGAGCCGGATAACAATATTGAACCGGATAATTTATCCACCTTTGAACGTCGTAATTTAAAAGAGGCGTTTCAGGTATTGGATAAAGCTCAGGCATTTTTAAAATTCCGCTATCAATCAGGCCGCCCGCTGGATGTTAAATAA
- a CDS encoding ABC transporter substrate-binding protein, protein MKSFLLALLLSFVAISSSAQANADLTIPKPNKSLILATSEGPPYMIRDPLGGLDIETVVSSLEQQGYQVQVQFMSLHRAMAELQMKRVDVIVPSFAPDQADLYTGDPHILYHPTLFSLKSNPVTLTSIDDLKHYRLATFQGAGGYFGSAFIQACEQAPEYYEHRDMSRLIDLLINQRTDLVLLDRRIFHYFYQQAGFKKAISEYHHIFNDVPAMPVFNNPAIRDDYNQGLKDIKKLGIYQQIMDKYGHQ, encoded by the coding sequence GTGAAGTCTTTTTTATTAGCGTTATTGCTGTCATTTGTTGCCATTTCCAGCAGCGCTCAGGCAAACGCCGACCTAACAATCCCCAAACCCAATAAGTCCCTGATATTGGCCACGTCTGAAGGCCCGCCTTATATGATCCGGGATCCGCTGGGAGGCCTCGATATTGAAACGGTTGTGTCCTCTCTGGAGCAGCAAGGTTATCAGGTTCAGGTGCAATTTATGAGCTTACACAGAGCCATGGCAGAATTGCAGATGAAACGTGTGGATGTGATTGTGCCCAGCTTCGCCCCGGACCAGGCAGATCTGTACACCGGCGACCCACATATTCTGTATCACCCCACCTTGTTTTCGCTGAAAAGCAACCCTGTTACCCTGACATCGATTGATGACCTGAAACATTATCGTCTGGCAACCTTTCAGGGAGCTGGCGGGTATTTTGGCTCAGCATTTATTCAGGCCTGCGAACAGGCACCGGAATATTATGAACACCGCGATATGTCGCGACTTATTGATTTATTAATCAACCAACGCACTGACCTGGTGTTGTTAGATCGCCGGATTTTTCATTATTTTTATCAGCAGGCGGGCTTCAAGAAAGCCATTAGTGAATATCATCATATATTTAATGATGTCCCAGCCATGCCGGTTTTCAATAACCCAGCCATTCGTGATGATTACAATCAGGGATTAAAAGATATTAAAAAGCTCGGCATTTATCAGCAAATTATGGATAAATACGGGCATCAGTGA
- a CDS encoding alkane 1-monooxygenase yields MKIFHYLKFFLFHLIGLAALASLFAGGAWISYGLITLLLFYIVGDAISGDDTSTPDFAHPTILTVQLWMALPLLSLIMFASIWSVSDTDVFGIGAWLTQITGYDVLAARENTAWIHHISAFVTSGLMIGLIGTITAHELTHRTWDPISMLVGRWLLAFSFDTIFSIEHVYGHHRYVSTKEDPATAPRGRNVYFHILVSTLKGNISAWNIEKKRLKRKRLSLFGWHNAVIRGHLMSMLLVAAAYAMGGFVAMMFFIACMLWGKSLLEIVNYMEHYGMVRNPETSVQPRHSWNTNKRISSWSMFNLTRHSHHHAQGEVPYQDLKPYPDAPMMISGYLTTIVIALIPPLWHKLMTPKVLEWDSKYATTEELELVKEANAKSGIKAFQQSTSGNPLAKTQIA; encoded by the coding sequence ATGAAAATTTTCCATTACTTAAAATTTTTTCTGTTTCATCTTATTGGCCTTGCGGCTCTGGCATCGCTGTTCGCCGGTGGCGCATGGATCAGTTATGGCTTAATCACGTTACTGTTATTTTATATTGTGGGAGATGCAATCTCCGGCGATGACACCAGCACCCCGGATTTTGCTCATCCAACCATTCTCACCGTACAACTGTGGATGGCTTTGCCATTGTTGAGCCTGATTATGTTTGCTTCCATCTGGAGTGTCAGCGATACCGATGTTTTTGGCATAGGGGCATGGCTAACTCAGATCACCGGTTATGACGTACTTGCCGCACGCGAAAATACTGCCTGGATTCATCACATCTCGGCTTTTGTCACAAGTGGTTTGATGATTGGCTTGATCGGTACCATTACCGCACACGAATTAACGCATCGCACCTGGGACCCAATCTCTATGTTGGTTGGGCGTTGGTTATTGGCTTTCAGCTTCGACACCATTTTTTCGATCGAGCACGTATACGGCCATCATCGTTATGTTTCCACCAAAGAAGATCCGGCAACCGCGCCCCGTGGTCGTAATGTTTATTTTCATATTCTGGTCTCTACCCTCAAAGGTAATATCAGTGCCTGGAACATTGAGAAAAAGCGCCTGAAACGCAAACGCCTGTCTTTATTTGGCTGGCACAATGCTGTGATTCGTGGTCATCTGATGAGCATGTTATTGGTTGCTGCGGCGTATGCCATGGGCGGTTTTGTGGCAATGATGTTTTTTATTGCCTGTATGTTATGGGGCAAATCGCTGCTTGAAATTGTTAATTACATGGAACATTACGGCATGGTGCGCAACCCGGAAACATCGGTTCAGCCACGCCATTCATGGAATACCAACAAACGTATCAGTTCATGGTCGATGTTTAACCTGACCCGCCACTCACACCATCATGCTCAGGGTGAAGTCCCTTATCAGGACCTGAAACCTTACCCGGATGCGCCAATGATGATCAGCGGCTACCTCACCACCATCGTCATCGCCCTGATTCCTCCGCTGTGGCACAAATTAATGACACCCAAAGTGTTAGAGTGGGATTCCAAATACGCAACCACTGAAGAGCTGGAGCTGGTTAAGGAAGCCAACGCAAAAAGCGGCATCAAAGCGTTTCAGCAATCAACCAGTGGCAACCCACTGGCCAAAACTCAGATCGCTTAA
- a CDS encoding AraC family transcriptional regulator, with amino-acid sequence MVKSGLKEKTTDDITLPGFYVLQIFEVVAGFGIDTAEWQAQLGLSHVSEDSDSVTMPWDTFMRLVQQAEHYAGDQAVGLLVGQRLAVNTHGILGFAAMNSGSIRQVVELVARFIPLRTDLIHINGGQQGDQYQIVFQQQRELGVIRASVLEAIVLAIKNILDFISMGTALQARIALPYSPHTYADLLPGLFQSPVDFNQDWVGISVPLSVVDQPLKMANNASFREAIDICQKELEALENQGTLAAQIQQLLLSGHHPFPTLEAAAKSVYMTPRTLHRRLQEEGTSYKKLIEDIRHRLALQHLKKGDLTIQQVAYALGYSDVANFRRAFKRWQGVPPAEYLNSLH; translated from the coding sequence ATGGTGAAGAGCGGCTTGAAAGAAAAAACAACGGACGACATCACGTTGCCGGGTTTTTACGTCTTGCAGATTTTTGAGGTGGTGGCCGGCTTTGGTATTGATACGGCGGAATGGCAGGCACAGCTTGGATTAAGTCATGTCTCAGAAGACTCGGATTCCGTCACCATGCCCTGGGACACTTTTATGCGCCTGGTACAACAGGCTGAGCATTATGCGGGTGATCAGGCGGTTGGTTTATTGGTGGGGCAGCGGTTGGCCGTGAATACTCATGGCATCCTCGGATTTGCCGCCATGAACAGCGGTTCAATTCGCCAGGTTGTGGAGCTGGTCGCCCGGTTTATTCCATTACGTACTGACCTGATTCATATCAACGGCGGGCAGCAGGGTGATCAATATCAGATTGTATTTCAGCAGCAACGGGAACTCGGTGTTATCCGCGCCAGTGTCTTAGAAGCTATTGTATTGGCCATTAAAAATATTCTTGATTTTATCAGCATGGGAACAGCGTTACAGGCGCGTATTGCACTGCCTTATTCCCCACATACGTATGCCGACTTATTGCCCGGTTTATTTCAGTCGCCGGTGGATTTTAATCAGGATTGGGTGGGCATTTCAGTTCCTCTATCGGTTGTCGATCAGCCGTTAAAAATGGCCAATAATGCCAGTTTTCGTGAAGCCATTGATATTTGTCAGAAAGAGTTGGAAGCGTTAGAAAATCAGGGAACATTAGCGGCGCAGATACAGCAATTGTTGTTATCGGGCCATCATCCGTTTCCGACGTTGGAAGCGGCCGCAAAAAGTGTTTATATGACCCCCAGAACCTTACATCGACGCCTACAGGAAGAAGGCACCAGTTATAAAAAACTGATTGAGGATATACGTCATCGTCTGGCGCTGCAGCATCTTAAAAAAGGTGATTTAACCATTCAGCAGGTGGCTTATGCACTGGGGTATTCGGATGTGGCGAATTTCAGGCGAGCCTTTAAGCGTTGGCAGGGCGTGCCCCCGGCGGAATACCTGAACAGTCTTCACTGA
- a CDS encoding helix-turn-helix domain-containing protein, with product MSTAEKRIFVQDENCPIRNVVVHIGDKWSVLIVFALVDGADRFNSLKKRIEGISQRMLTQTLRDLERDGYVLRTVYPEVPVKVEYELTELGRGLAKAAWGLVSWADQHLDDVKQARSDYDLRKE from the coding sequence ATGAGTACAGCTGAAAAACGAATTTTTGTGCAGGATGAAAACTGCCCGATCCGCAATGTGGTGGTTCATATTGGTGATAAATGGTCGGTTTTGATTGTGTTTGCGCTGGTTGATGGAGCCGATCGCTTTAATTCGTTAAAGAAACGCATCGAAGGGATTTCACAGCGAATGCTGACACAAACGCTGCGTGACCTGGAGCGCGATGGATATGTACTGCGTACTGTTTATCCAGAGGTGCCGGTAAAAGTGGAATATGAATTAACGGAGCTGGGTCGAGGATTGGCTAAAGCTGCTTGGGGGCTGGTTTCCTGGGCCGATCAGCATCTGGATGATGTGAAACAAGCCCGCTCAGATTATGATTTGCGGAAGGAGTGA
- a CDS encoding 3'-5' exonuclease → MNNQAKNWAEYFVQAHANASDRRLRDYYAEGMVNNDCLLSHTPFVALDFETTGLNPQEDDIISIGLVPFTLKRIQLSQSAEWLVKPNQPLEEESVVIHGITHDEVRRAPDLDTILQPLLTALAGRVVVVHHRAIERQFIHHALMQRIEETLDFPVIDTMEIEQQALLRRQGLIGRLMRRPTGSVRLHDCRRRYSLPYYKAHHALTDAIATAELFQAQAAYHYRDDARIGDVWL, encoded by the coding sequence ATGAATAATCAAGCGAAAAACTGGGCGGAATATTTTGTACAGGCACATGCCAACGCCAGCGATCGTCGTCTGCGCGACTATTATGCCGAAGGCATGGTCAATAATGACTGCCTGCTCAGCCATACTCCCTTTGTGGCACTGGATTTTGAGACCACTGGTTTGAATCCTCAGGAAGACGACATCATCAGTATTGGCCTGGTACCTTTTACTCTGAAACGTATTCAGCTCAGCCAGTCCGCAGAATGGTTAGTCAAACCCAATCAGCCTCTGGAAGAAGAGTCGGTAGTGATTCATGGCATCACACATGATGAAGTTCGCCGGGCACCGGATCTCGATACCATCCTGCAGCCATTATTAACGGCACTGGCTGGTCGTGTAGTGGTAGTGCATCACCGGGCGATCGAGCGTCAGTTTATTCATCATGCGTTGATGCAGCGCATCGAAGAAACACTGGATTTTCCGGTGATCGATACCATGGAAATTGAGCAGCAGGCACTGTTACGCCGCCAGGGGTTGATTGGACGCTTAATGAGACGACCAACAGGCTCTGTACGTTTACACGATTGTCGTCGGCGGTATTCATTGCCTTATTACAAAGCACACCATGCGTTAACCGATGCGATTGCCACCGCTGAATTATTTCAGGCTCAGGCCGCGTATCATTATCGTGATGATGCACGGATTGGTGATGTCTGGTTATAA